In the Catenovulum adriaticum genome, GATTTTGCCACCTTTGATGAACGCTGGAAGGTATTTATTGATACTGCAGGTAAAGATATGGATTTTTATTCAATCCATATTTATGACAGTTATCGCGGAAAAAAAGAAGCCTACCGCGCCGGTGCTAATGCCGAAGCTATTTTAGACATGTTAGATCAATATAGTTTGCTGGCAACGGGTACTCGTAAACCTTGGGTAATTTCTGAATATGGGTACTTTACGCCTAACTCGATTGAGCGCGGCGAAATAAAAAATGCAGGTTATTCTAAAAAACTTGATTGGTTTAATATTCGCTCTTTTTCGTCGATGATGATGGGGTTTTTAGAGCGCCCTGATCAAATTGCAGTGTCTATGCCGTTTCATATTAATAAAGCACTTTGGTACAACTCGCAAAATGGTGGCGTTGACTCGGACGGAAAAAGATACAGCACGCGGCTATTTGTGATGGAAGAAGAGCTGAGCGGCAAAAAACATGTTCACGAAAAAGCAGATTCTAAATGGGTGTATTCTGATATTGTTAAATGGTATCAGTTGTGGTCGGATGTTAAAGGGACCCGCGTTGATAGCTTTGCAAACGAAATTGATATGCAAGTGGATGCGTATGTAGATAGCAACAAGCTACATTTAATCGTTAATAACATGGAACATAGTGAGCAGCCATTGCAATTGGATTTGGCTGGTACTTATGGCAATAAAATTAATAAAATCAGTAGCAAACATTTGTATTGGCATCCAGAACAACAAAGCTCAGTGCTAGATGTTAAAACATTAAAAACGGATGAAAAATCTTTTTCAATTGCGCCAGAAGCAACTCGCATTATCACCTTTGAATTTGCTAAAACCTTAAAAATTGATCAACAGTTAGATGAGCATAAATATTATGCCGCCGATAAAAACAGTTTTCGTCAAGCTATTAAAGCCAATCAACCGATAGCATTTAACGTTAATCAGGTTGAAAAAGGTCAACATGGCGAAGCAATGTTAAGGCTTGGAGTGGGGCGCAAGCATCATTTAAGTTTAACCCCGCAAGTTAAGATTAATGGTGTTGCACTTAAGGTACCAACCGATTTACGTGGCCATTATGAAAATAAACCCCGTAAAGACTTTTTTGGTATTTTAGAAATACCTGTGCCTTTTTCGGCAGTGGCAGAAACGAACAATATTGAAGTTGTTTTTCCAGACAACGGCGGAACCGCCACCACCGCAGTGCTACAAGTTTTTAATATGACTCAAGCCGTTAAACGCCCACAATAAATTGGGCGCGGCAGTGCGTTTAAGGTTTTATAACGTGCTGCTGCAATTTATAATCTTTCTAGTTTATCGCTTACTATTCTCTTCATTTTTATCGTTTTTACTTATATTTTTAGGTTTTTCAACCTAGCTTTTGCGTTTGCCAAACCATATTTACCGTTACCGTTTTACTTTTTAAGGAAAATTTTAAGGTAAATTTTAGTAACATTGAAAGTAAAGGTTTAGGTAAGGGTGTTGTTAATTTGACATTCCGGTTATAGATTACTGCGTAGCATTGGCTGATATCATCATATCCGTGTAATGCAGCCAAAATGGGCGGATCTAAAGGTGGGGGGAGCTGGTGATTAGCGTTAGCCCGTAACATGATACGGCTAACTCCTTTGGCTAAAATAGCTTTTTATTTTTGTACACCTGACAGGCTATATAACTTTCATATTTTTTATTTTCATACGTGTTTTTGCATCGGTTTTAAAGGCATTCGATTTAATTAAATGGGTGTCAAATTAGCTTCATTTAAGTGTCATGATTGCGTCCCATTTGATGTTTATTGTTTGGGCATAATTATTTTTAGTTGCCAAAAGACATCCACATGGAGTACGTATGAAAAACCGATTCAAAGTCAGTTTAGTGAGTGCGGCTTACACTGCTTTATTAGCAGGTTGCAATCTTGACATTAATGATAACGACGACGATAACCAAAATAACCAAGCTAAAGCGATTGATGTTACTATTTTGCATATGAACGATCATCATTCGCACATTGCGGCAGATTCGTTTGATTTTGATGTGTCTACTTTAAGTTTGTCAGCGAAAGCTGAAAACGACGCTGCAATAAACGAAGTTGAAGTCACTTATGGTGGTTTTCCAATGTTAGTGAGTTTGTTTGAGCAAGAAGCGGCTAACCATAAAAATGTTTTAAAATTGCACTCGGGTGATGCTATTACCGGTACTTTATATTACAGCTTATATAAAGGCGAAGCCGATGCAGCAATGATGAATCAAGTCTGTTTTGATGCCTTTGCTTTAGGTAATCACGAGTTTGACGATGGTGATTCTGGCTTAGCCAACTTTTTAGATGAATTGAGTTCAGGCAGCTGTGAGACACCTGTTTTAGCTGCAAACGTATCACCAGCAGATGATTCAGCCATTAAAGCGGGTTATATTCAGCCTTATACCATTATCAAAAAAGAAGGCGAAAAAATTGGTATTGTTGGTATAGATATCGCGGGTAAAACCAAAAATTCTTCTCAGCCTGATGATGGCACTGTATTTTTGGATGAAACCACTACCGCACAGCAATATATTGATGAATTAACTGATATGGGTGTGAATAAAATTATTTTGTTAACGCACTATCAGTATGAAAATGATTTAGCCATGGTCGCTAATTTAGAAGGGGTAGATGTGGTTGTGGGTGGTGACTCACACACATTATTGGGCGATTCTACTTTTTCTGATTTAGGATTTAATCCAGTAGGCCAATACCCAACTCGAGTAACAGATAAAATGGGCAATCAAGTTTGTGTGGTCCAAGCTTGGGAATATGCGCATATTATGGGTAAATTAGACGTAAGTTTTGACAAAGCAGGTCATGTTGTTTCTTGTCAGGGCGAACCTTTGATGCCGGTTAGCGATCAATTTGCCTACGAATTTAGCGACAGCGAAACGCGCGAGCTAAGCGAACAAGACAAAATGCTTGTTAGCCAAGCCTTAACACAACATTCTGAAGTGGTTGTAACACAAGCAGATACCGCTACCAGCACGTTAATTGCCGATTATGATCAACAAGTAAACGAATTAACCCAACAAGTGATTGGTACAGTTGCAACCGATTTATGTTTAGACCGTTTCCCTGGTCAAGCACGTTCTACTTTGTGTGACGCAACCGCAACTTACGAATATGGCAGTGATATTTCTAATGTGGTGGCTAAAGCCTTTATGATGGTAACGCCAACGGCTGATATTGGTATTCAAAACGCAGGTGGTGTGCGAGTTGATGTGGCAGCTGGCGATTTTACAATTGCCGATGCTTTTACCTTATTACCTTTTTCAAATACTTTAGTTACATTAGAAATGACAGGTCAGCAAATTGTTGATGTGTTAGAAGATGCACTAGCCAATACATTAGATAATGAGGGCTCAACGGGTTCTTATCCGTATGCTTCTGGTTTGCGTTTTAATGTAGATGCGTCTGCAGCTAAAGGTAGCCGAGTGAGCAATGTTGAAGTTAATCCGCGTGTAGCAGCGAGCTGGACGACAATTGATTTAAACACAACTTATACCGTGGTCACCAATGATTTTATTGCAAGCGGACAAGACGGTTATGCCACTTTTGGTACTGTGTTTAACTCAGGTGATTATGTAGATACTTACACTGAATACGCGCAAGGTTTAATTGACTATGCTGAAATGTTATCAGAGGACAACATGACAATAGATAAATTGCCTGCCGAGGAATATTCAACCCAAAACTATATCGGACGTGATGCATGTAATCACAGTACAGATACCGATTGCACAGGGTACTAATTACCAAGTATTAAGTGTTAGCTAGCTTAAATTACTAACATAAAATACTAATATAAAGTACTAGCTTAAATTAGCTAAACATTTTTAAAACGGCCAGTTATATGACTGGCCGTTTTTGTTTGTTTACAATAATGTTGTTTAAGATAATGCAGGGCAAAATTATAGTTGAAAATTTTTCACACGAACTAGCGAAGTGGAGCAAGTGAAGCCGCTGCCAGATAAGCTTGTTATCGCGTTATTTAAGTAAATTTGTTAGGATCTGCGCTCCGTATTACTGGAGGAATAATGAAGTTATTGTATTGGTTAGATGAATGGTTGGCTTTAGCCGAAGATAAACGGCAAGCAAGTTTGCCTATTTTAGGCAATGATTTACTAGACGATGTGTTTGTTAAGTATCATTTTGTTGACCCCGATAAACCTTTACTTTTTACGTTTTCACCAGCAGGCACCAACGTGCAAGCGCAAGATTTACATGCTGATTTTTCACCTTGGGGCTATCATTTAGCCCAAAAACAAAAAGTGAATATTATTGCTTTTCAGCATTTGGGCAAAAGTAATTGGTTTCGCAGCCGAAATTTAATTTTTTTCCTTGAGCAACTATCTACTTTATTAACGCCTTTTAGCTGCAAATTAGGTTATGGTTTAAGCCGAGGCGGGTTTGCCGTTGGCGCGTTTGCTCAATTACTGAAACTCGATCAAGTATTATTGTTTCATCCGGTTAGTACAAAAAATAAAAATATAGTACCTTGGGACGATAGAAGCAGCACTGATTTAGCTCAACAATTTGATTGGGACAGTGATTACCACGATTTAAATTTGGGCAAGGCTAAAGGCTATATTATTTACGATCCCACTAATCATATTGATCGTTTGCATGCTAAACGTTACCCAGAACTTACGCATTTAAGAGTATTTGGAATGGGGCATGGCACTCACGCAAGTTATTTAAATAAATTTGGCTTTTATAAACAAGTTGCGGTCGATTTTATTAATAACCAGCAAATTGATATTGCTCAATTTCGTCAGCAAACCAGAACATTAAGGCTGAAAGAAGATTATTATCAATCGCTGAATAAAGCCAATGTGAACTCTGCACACCGCTTAGGTTTGCTCAGTAAAGCACATCGTATTTTAATTGATGAAAAAGAAGCGCATGTGCAAGAACATCAAGCAAAAATAGATATTCAACCCTTAATTGATATTGCGATTAAGCATCAGGATAAACACCCTCAAGACGCGGTTCAACTACTTGAAACCGCCCAGCAATTAGTACCAGATGATCCTTTGGTTGAGCACAAACTCAAACAATTAAGCTAGTTTTTAAGTTAATGTAAAAATATAATCCTAACTTTTCATGCACTTACCGACCAGTGAGCTAAGGCGCTAGGCTTTAGATCCGTAGGTACGATTAGCGGCGTGGGCGCGTAAGCGTACAATTACATTTTGAGATTATGGATTTCTGGGGCGCTTCGCTGCTAGCTTTTATAAACCTTGTAGGCGTGCAGCTTGCGCACGCAGTATTTGAACGATACAGCTCGTAGCGCAATTACGGATAGCTAACATTAAAAACAAGCAATGAAAGTATATTTAAGTACCGGCCAAGTTAATTGTCGTCGATCAGCAAAATTGATAGTTTTAGTTGGCGCTTTTATATCATGTTATGACATATATGGGTCGACACTTTGGACAAACTTTAACGGTTAGAATAATATATTGAGATTGCGGTAGCTTCGATGCTTCGAAGTTGGCGGTATTTTTATGTGTGCGATGTAGCGGCTACATTAGTTAAGCAATATTTTTCAGTTAGTTAATGCCAATTTTATAACGCTCGAGAGCAAGAGACTTTTAAATTAAATATGGTTTTAAAGTTTTTTTGTTTGTATTCGTTAGCTAAAATCCGCCGGAAGTTAAAGCTGACTCATGAATAATTGTACCGCTAGAAAACAAAATGAGAAGTTTATAGCTCATTAAGTAATTATAAGGGTTTAATTTTGACACCTCTTGTTCACTCTAAACAAACGATAGGCTCTAAATTGGCTGTTCATATAGTTATTTTGTGCGTTTTTTGTGCGTTTTCTTTTGCTCTTTTAATTAAACAATATCAAGAACAAAAGCAGCAATTATTTAATAATTATTCATTGGGCGTTAAATCAAAAGTTGAAGCCAGTCTTGGTGTTTATAAGAAGTTTTCAAATTTTATCTATCAACAAATTATAAATAATGATGAGGTAATGAAACTTTTCCAGCAAGCTGCTAATTCGGATGGAGCGATTCGAGAAGAAAATCGCCAAAAAGTTTTAGATATACTTAATCCGACTTATCGGTTATTGGTTAAGCAAAATTTCAGACAGCTTCATTTTCATTTTGCTAATGGTGATACGTTTCTTAGAGTCCATAAACCAGCAGTATATGGAGATAACCTATTTTCGGTTAGAGAATCTGTTAGGTTAGCCAATTTAGAACAAAGAATAATAAAAGGCTTTGAAGAGGGGCGAACGTTTAATGGATATAGGTTTGTGTACCCTGTTATTTATGGCGGGGAGCATCTAGGCAGTGTAGAAGTTTCTTTGTCAATGGGCAGTATTCTGGATGTTTTATACGAGCTTTATTCGGATAAAGATTTTTATTTTATTATTAAAAAGTCTGCAGTCGAAAAAAAGGTGTTTAATGATGCAAAAACAAATTACATATCAAGCTCCTTATCTGAAGATTACTATTATGATAAAGGGGTTTTTGAACAAAATGTTATAAGAGTAAAAGACCGTACGCTGGTTAAAAATGTGGCGTTATTGCGCAAAAAACTCAAAGATTCAATTGATAGCATGGTTAGCTTTACAAAGGTTGTGTCTATTGATGGAGTCGATTATGCCCTTCGTTTTTATTCAATCAAAAATTTTAAAAACGAGCATGTCGCGTATTTAATTGTGACCTCCAAAGACGCTAGTTTTAATCAATTGTTTAATAAATTTTTAATTTACGGCATCTTACTTCTGCTAGTGGTGATAACTTACCTGTGGAGTGTTTATTCTGATTTTTTTCATAAAAGGCAGCTGCTTTCATTGTCTAATACGGACTTTTTAACCAAGTTATACAATCGTAAAAAATTTACCGAAATGCTCCACTTAGAAATTCTAAAATACAACCCTGAGCAGTCCGTGTTTAGTGTCATTATTTTTGATATTGATCATTTTAAATGCATTAATGATGAGCTTGGCCACAATGTAGGCGATGAATACCTTAAAGAACTCAGTAAATTAGTTTCAGCTAACGTTCGAGATACGGATATTTTTGCACGTTGGGGCGGGGAAGAGTTTGTTTTGTTGCTTCCCAACACACAAGAAGGTGATGCTTTAACCATGGCCGAAAAGTTACGCAAAAAAGTGGAAGCTCATCAATTTTCTTCATCAAAGCATGTAACTATTAGTCTGGGAGTTGCTGCGTGTATAGCACAAGAACAAAAAACAGATGATATTATCGCGAGGGCAGATAAAGCCTTATATGCTGCTAAATCAGATGGTAGAAATACATCTAGGGCTTGGTCACATTTGTAATGTTCAATAGGTTCAGTTCTTCAAGCTTACGTGGTTTGCCAAATAAATATCCTTGATAAAAATTGCAGCCCATACGGTGTAGTAACTGGCGGTGCTCATTCGTTTCGACGCCCTCGGCAATCACTTGTAAATCCATGGATTTGGCTAGTGTGATCACCGCTTGTGCGATGGACTTATCGTTTCTACTGTGAATGATGTCTCGTACAAAACCTTGGTCTATTTTTAGTTGGTTGATGGGTAACTGTTTTAAATATGATAACGATGAATAGCCGGTACCAAAATCGTCAATTGAAAAGGTGATCCCATGTTGCTGCAAATCGACCATCTTAGCTTTAACATCTTTGATGTTGTTGGCTAACAGGGATTCAGTTATTTCTAATTTTAAACGCTTGGGGTTCGCGCCCGAATGTTTTAATTTGTTCAGTACTTTATGCACAAAATCATCTTTGTTAAATTGAACCACGCTGATATTCACAGCAATGGTTAAATTTTGTGTAGCGGGATCCTTTGCCCATAGAGCTAAGGTACGGCAGGCTTGATCTAATACCCAGTCTCCTATAGGCACAATAAGGCCTGTTTCTTCGGTTAATGGAATAAATTGCGCTGGTGAAATCATCCCTTTTTGTGGATGAAGCCAGCGCAGTAGTGCCTCAACCCCAACGATCTGTCCGTGATGGTTAACTTGTATTTGATAAAATAGGATAAATTGTTGGTAGTGAATTGCACAGTATAAGTCATTAACTAAAGTTGCTCTCGCGCTAACCGCAATTTGCATTTTAGGATCAAAAAACTGAACCCGGTTGCGGCCTGCATCTTTAGCTTTATACATAGCCATATCGGCTTGTTTAAGCAAATCTTCTTTGCGCACAGTGCCATTTTTAAACATGGTGACACCAATACTGGCAGAGGAATTATACGTTAAGCCCTCAAGTTCATACTCCTGAGCCAAATGAATCATTATTCTTTGCGCAATAGATTCAGCCTGATTAGCCGCAGTTTGTTTATCTCTATTTAGGTTTGTGACTAAGATAACAAACTCATCTCCGCCTAATCTTGCAACGGTATCACTTTGACTGACAGATTTAATTAAGCGTCCAGATACTAGTCTTAATAACAAATCCCCTATATTGTGACCAGCGCTATCATTTAAAGTTTTAAAATTATCTAAATCAAGAAACATTAACGCTGCGAATTTTTTTACGTGCAAACAATGGTTAATTGCACCTTGTAACTTTTCTAAAAATAAACGCCGATTGGGAAGTAAGGTAAGTGGATCATAAAATGCTAAATTGTGTATCTCTTGCTCACGCTTTTTGCGCTGAGTAATATCTCGTACAATGCCAATAAAGTTGGTTTCGCCATCCATTTGTACTTCGACTACACCCAGTTCAATCGGAAAACTTCTACCGTCTTTGTGTAAAGCATCCAGTTCACGAATACGGCCAGTAATATCACTGATACCTCTGTTAATGTAATTGGAAAGATAACTATCGTGATTTTCTCGGTGCGGGGAGTCCATTAGCATACTGATATTTTTGCCCACAATTTCGTGGTCGGAATAACCAAAAATTTGTTTTGCCGCTTGATTTAGAGTGAGCACGATTCCTTTGGTATTAATAGTAATAATCCCATCGAGTAAACGCTCTACAACAGCTTCCATCTGTCTTGATTTTTCATTTAGGGAGCTTTCGGCTTTTATTTGGTCATTAATATCAAAGTGTGTGCCCAGCAACCATTCGGCCTTCCCATCATCTGTCTTTGATGATATTTTCCCCCTTGTATTAATCCAGACCCAGGTACCATTTTTATGTTTCATACGAATATTGGCTTCGTATATTGGGATTAAACCATTTGTGTACCTTTCTATTTGTTCGGTACAATAAGCTAAATCGTCCGGGTGGGTCAGTCTTTCCCAGGTGCTTCTGTTTGCTGGCATCAACTCAGCAAGTTCATAACCTAATAGTGTTGCCCATTTATCATTAATTATTAACTGGTTATCTTGTAAATTGAGGCGCCAGGTGCCAATGGTATTGGCGTCAATAACTGCCTTTAACAAATTTTGACTATTACGAATGATTTCTTCATCGCGTTTTTCTTTGGTCACATCGGTTTGAATGGCAATATAGCCGCTATGCTCGCCATTTTCGTTGAACATAGGGTTACAGGCTATTCTAATCCAATAGGTTTTTTGTTCTTTTGAATAATTGAGCACATCAACATTAAAGCTTGTTTTTGAAGCCAGTGCTTCTCTCATCTTTTTTATGGCGTTTGCGCATGTATCTGGACCTTGCAGTAATTCGCCAGGTTTTTTACCCGACATTTCCTCAAGGCTATAGCCAGAAATTTCAGCAAAAGCTTCGTTTATCCACACAACTAATCCGTTTGTATCTGTGATGACGACGCCATTTGTTGTTTGTCTAGCGACTTCTGACAGGCGCCTTAACACTGAGTGGGCATTGGTTTGTTCGGTAATATTTCTAATAACAACTAGGACTTCGTTTTCATTAATTTTTTTGTAACGCGCTTCAAAAGTTTTATTTAAATTTTCAAAGGTATATGTGTGATGAATAACAGTTTTTTTACTAAAAGCTTGATTAACATTCTCCACCACTTGACTCCCTAGTTCATACGGTAGAATGTCAAGAATTTTACTCCCCAAAATTTCATGTTGGGGTTTTAATAAATCAGGGTGGTCGTTACAGGCTAAAAATCGAAAGTCGCGGTCAATAACAAAAACAATATCGGGTAGTGTCGAAAGGATGGATGCTGTTCTAGTTATTTCTGATGATAGTGGGTGTTGCTGGTTTTGTTGGTCGTGTCTGGCAATTTCATGCTCAACCATATCTGCTAACTCACGCAACATTTGTTTTTGATGGGTGGAGAATGTTTGTGGCTGCGGATCAATCAGGCACAGTGTGCCAATAGGATGGCCGCTTGGGCTGTGCAATTGAGCACCTGCATAAAAGCGAATATAGGGCGCTTGTGTTACGATCGGGTTTAGCGAAAAACGTTTATCTTTGCTTGCATCGTTAACGATAAAAATATCGGAATATAATATTGTATGGGTACAAAAAGAAGTATTTCGTGCCATCTGGCAGGTATCAATTCCTTGCTTAGATTTAAACCACACTCTGTCTTTATCAATCAGTGAAATAAAGCATGCCTTAACTCCAAAAATAGAAACAGCCAGTCTTGTAATTCGGTCAAAATGTGCTTCGGCAGGGGAGTCTAGTAATTTTGTTTGCTTGAGCGCGAATAAACGTTCGGTTTCATTGTTCAGTTTATTAGGGGTGTTCATATGTTTCTCCGCAAGCGTTATTTATGATATTTGATTTGTTATTAGAGATAAGTTTTGCAGCTGAATGAATAGTCAAGCGGTTATCTGTTAGCCTAGATTTGAAACCAGAAAACCAGCTTATATGTTTCTTATTAGGTACGTTAAAAGTCTTATTATTTTGGTAATTGTAGTCTTTTTTTTAATTTTAGTTTCCAAACGGTTTGAAAAAGTTAATTTTTTTGTGATTTTTTGATTGCTGAAAGAGACTGCAGAGGGGAGAGAAAAAGCACATAAATTGGGTTGAGCTAAAATCTGCATCATTATGCTCGTCAGCTCGTTTATATTTAATTTCTGTTTTGACGTTAAGCTTATTGCACAGCAGAAGATCCTTACCAATTTTTTTAATTTTTGAAATAGCGTTCGGCATTTAGCTATATCATGTGGTTTAACAATCAACGCTGTTTTTTTAGAAATGATATTTTGGATAAAAATATTGTGATATCCCTTAATATATTCCTTCAGGCCAGTCGCGCCCAACCATTGTTTGGAACGCTTGGATACGGTTGAATTCTTATTAAAAGGCTTGTCATTGCGCATACACCAGTCCTTAGCATGCTATTTATCACAATAGGATAAAAATAATTATCTACTTATTTTATAAACTATTTAGGCTATCTGATTAAATCCTAATTAGAGTTAGTATAGTTCAATTTTGGTAAGCTTAGGTGGTTAAATTAACAAACAAAAATACGCACTAAAATTTGGGGGGCTGATTACCCCAGATAAAAACAATTTAATGGAAGCTTCAATGTTTTAGCCTAAGCCCAAAGGTTTGCATTATTCAACCTTTGCCAAAGCACAGCGAGAATTGAACACGTTAGAGCGTGAATATAATCAATTATGGACAGACAGGTTAAAAATTAAATTTAGTGAATTTTGGGGTGTTTTAGAAAATTAACACAGCTTACTAATGTTTGCATATTGTTTGCAGATTGGATTTTTAAAAGATTTTGTAAGTGTCTACTAGCGCGGGAGACCTTTATAATTTGTACCACCGAGTGGACTCGAACCACTGACCCTTGGTGCGGGTGATAAAGAGCGGTAGTGCTTTAAGCAGCTGGGTTATAATGTACTAAGAAAATAAATTGAGGCAGAGAAAACATTTGTTGAGTGGAGAAGAGAATTGGTACGACCGAGTGGACTCCACCGACCCTTGGTACGGGTTATAGAGAGCGGTAGTGCACTAATCAGCTGAGTTATAAAGTCTTAGAAATAAGTAAAATGGCAAAGGGAATTTAAAGTTAAAATTGGTACGACCGAGTGGACTCGAACCACCGACCCCTACCATGTCAAGGTAGTGCTCTAACCAGCTGAGCTACGGTCGTACAATATAGATAGGTTGCTTGTGCAACGGCGCGAATATTAGCGATTCGTTTGGTCGATAGCAAGCTTTATTTTGTAAAATAAGTTTGTTTGCTTTTTTTTTGTTCAATCAAGAGGACGTTGTAGGCAAACAACAAAGATTGGAACTTTTTTATTGCATGGCATATTTAACGATCATCTCTAAAGGGTAAGTTAACAATAAAGTTTGAAATTTTTAAGTTTGGTGGTTCTGGTAGCTGTGGGTGGGGCACAACAGCCAACGCCGGCATGAATCAATTACAAACTATTCATTAGCAAGCCGCCAATAAATTAGTGAGTTACTGACAAAATAACTCACTAAATAGAATTAAGCTAAAACTAGACCTAAGCTAATTGCTGTTTCTTATGAGTGAATACCAACGCAATCAAGCCGATTAGGACCACAACAATGCCAATTGGTTTGCTTAACTCAGGCGATAAATTAAAGCCAATCGCAGCGGTCATAATATAAGAAACCGTGACAGCGGTTGCAATAACGGCTGGAATACTGACTACCCAATGGAAAGTACCTCGATCAAACAAATATTTAGTGGCCAACCACAAGACACTAGTTGAAAGCAACATATTAGAAAAAGCAAAATATCGCCAAATAACAGTAAAGTCGAGCTTTGTCATAAAATAAGCAATCGTCAAAATAGGTACAGCTAACAATAAACGATTACGTATACTTTGCGGTATATTAAAAGCGTCAACTATCGTTAGGCGCAGTGAACGAAACGCAGTGTCGCCCGAAGTAATTGGAAAAACCGCCACTGCCATAATTGCCATAATACCACCAAAAACGCCTAGATAGCTTGTTGCGACATGGTTCACCACTAAACCAGGGCCACCAATATCTAACATTGCTTTTAATCCAGCATACCCTTCTGGAAACGCAGCAATTCCCGCTAAAGCCCATACACAAGCTACAATACCTTCGCATGTCATAGCGCCATAATAAACAGGGCGAACATATTTTTCATTCGTTAGGCAACGTGCAATAATCGGTGCCTGTGTAGAATGAAATCCACTAATTGCTCCACAGGTAATCGTAATAAATAATAATGGCCAAGTTGGTAGCCCATCAGGGTTAGGGGCTAAAAAATCATGAGCATGATCAGTTTCAAAATAAGCTAAAAAATCTCCAGTCATCGGCAAATGTGGTGCATCCATTAATAGCGCAATCGCGATCAGGGTTGTCATCACTATCATCAATAACCCAAAAATAGGGTAAAATTTAGTAATAATTTTATCTATCGGTAGTAAAGTAGCTAAAAAATAATAACCTAAAATTATTAACACCCAAAAAGTATTGTCGGCCATGAAGGTATCTTTAAAAAAGTCTAAATTACTTAATAAACCTGCGGGACTCATAATAAAAACCACCCCGACAAAAAAGAGTAACATCGCCGTAAAAATTAACATTAATCCTTTAAACACAATGTTGTAATAATGACCAGCAATTTCCGGCAAACTTTTACCATCTTCTTTAATACTCATCACCCCCGAAAAATAATCATGTACCGCACCGCCTAAAACATTCCCAAGCACAATCCAAACCAACGCAATAGGACCATATAAAGCCCCTAAAATGGGCCCAAAAATAGGTCCAACGCCTGCAATATTCAAAAATTGAATTAAAAATGCTCTCACAGGATGAATTGCGACATAATCAACGCCCTCGTTGAAACGGACTTGAGGAGTGGTTACCGATGGATCGATCCCCGCCTGTTTTTCAACAAACGGGCTAT is a window encoding:
- a CDS encoding diguanylate cyclase codes for the protein MTPLVHSKQTIGSKLAVHIVILCVFCAFSFALLIKQYQEQKQQLFNNYSLGVKSKVEASLGVYKKFSNFIYQQIINNDEVMKLFQQAANSDGAIREENRQKVLDILNPTYRLLVKQNFRQLHFHFANGDTFLRVHKPAVYGDNLFSVRESVRLANLEQRIIKGFEEGRTFNGYRFVYPVIYGGEHLGSVEVSLSMGSILDVLYELYSDKDFYFIIKKSAVEKKVFNDAKTNYISSSLSEDYYYDKGVFEQNVIRVKDRTLVKNVALLRKKLKDSIDSMVSFTKVVSIDGVDYALRFYSIKNFKNEHVAYLIVTSKDASFNQLFNKFLIYGILLLLVVITYLWSVYSDFFHKRQLLSLSNTDFLTKLYNRKKFTEMLHLEILKYNPEQSVFSVIIFDIDHFKCINDELGHNVGDEYLKELSKLVSANVRDTDIFARWGGEEFVLLLPNTQEGDALTMAEKLRKKVEAHQFSSSKHVTISLGVAACIAQEQKTDDIIARADKALYAAKSDGRNTSRAWSHL
- a CDS encoding cytosolic protein; the encoded protein is MKLLYWLDEWLALAEDKRQASLPILGNDLLDDVFVKYHFVDPDKPLLFTFSPAGTNVQAQDLHADFSPWGYHLAQKQKVNIIAFQHLGKSNWFRSRNLIFFLEQLSTLLTPFSCKLGYGLSRGGFAVGAFAQLLKLDQVLLFHPVSTKNKNIVPWDDRSSTDLAQQFDWDSDYHDLNLGKAKGYIIYDPTNHIDRLHAKRYPELTHLRVFGMGHGTHASYLNKFGFYKQVAVDFINNQQIDIAQFRQQTRTLRLKEDYYQSLNKANVNSAHRLGLLSKAHRILIDEKEAHVQEHQAKIDIQPLIDIAIKHQDKHPQDAVQLLETAQQLVPDDPLVEHKLKQLS
- a CDS encoding bifunctional metallophosphatase/5'-nucleotidase, with the translated sequence MKNRFKVSLVSAAYTALLAGCNLDINDNDDDNQNNQAKAIDVTILHMNDHHSHIAADSFDFDVSTLSLSAKAENDAAINEVEVTYGGFPMLVSLFEQEAANHKNVLKLHSGDAITGTLYYSLYKGEADAAMMNQVCFDAFALGNHEFDDGDSGLANFLDELSSGSCETPVLAANVSPADDSAIKAGYIQPYTIIKKEGEKIGIVGIDIAGKTKNSSQPDDGTVFLDETTTAQQYIDELTDMGVNKIILLTHYQYENDLAMVANLEGVDVVVGGDSHTLLGDSTFSDLGFNPVGQYPTRVTDKMGNQVCVVQAWEYAHIMGKLDVSFDKAGHVVSCQGEPLMPVSDQFAYEFSDSETRELSEQDKMLVSQALTQHSEVVVTQADTATSTLIADYDQQVNELTQQVIGTVATDLCLDRFPGQARSTLCDATATYEYGSDISNVVAKAFMMVTPTADIGIQNAGGVRVDVAAGDFTIADAFTLLPFSNTLVTLEMTGQQIVDVLEDALANTLDNEGSTGSYPYASGLRFNVDASAAKGSRVSNVEVNPRVAASWTTIDLNTTYTVVTNDFIASGQDGYATFGTVFNSGDYVDTYTEYAQGLIDYAEMLSEDNMTIDKLPAEEYSTQNYIGRDACNHSTDTDCTGY